A single genomic interval of Lathyrus oleraceus cultivar Zhongwan6 chromosome 7, CAAS_Psat_ZW6_1.0, whole genome shotgun sequence harbors:
- the LOC127105905 gene encoding heavy metal-associated isoprenylated plant protein 39 isoform X1, which translates to MAQKVVLKVLTMTDEKTKQKAIEAAADIYGVDSIVADIKEQKLTVTGSTDTVKIVKKLKKVGKVDIVFVGPAKEEKKEEKKEEKKEEKKEEKKEEKKKEEKKEEKKDEKK; encoded by the exons ATGGCTCAG AAGGTTGTGTTAAAGGTGTTAACTATGACCGATgaaaaaacaaagcaaaaagcGATAGAAGCAGCTGCAGATATTTATG GAGTTGATTCAATAGTTGCAGATATAAAAGAGCAGAAATTAACAGTGACCGGTTCAACGGACACAGTGAAAATTGTGAAGAAACTGAAGAAAGTTGGAAAAGTAGATATTGTATTTGTTGGACCTGcaaaagaagaaaagaaagaagaaaaaaaggaagagaaaaaggaagaaaaaaaagaggagaaaaaggaagagaagaaaaaggaagagaagaaagaggaaaagaaagaTGAGAAGAAATAA
- the LOC127105905 gene encoding heavy metal-associated isoprenylated plant protein 12 isoform X2, translating to MAQKVVLKVLTMTDEKTKQKAIEAAADIYVADIKEQKLTVTGSTDTVKIVKKLKKVGKVDIVFVGPAKEEKKEEKKEEKKEEKKEEKKEEKKKEEKKEEKKDEKK from the exons ATGGCTCAG AAGGTTGTGTTAAAGGTGTTAACTATGACCGATgaaaaaacaaagcaaaaagcGATAGAAGCAGCTGCAGATATTTATG TTGCAGATATAAAAGAGCAGAAATTAACAGTGACCGGTTCAACGGACACAGTGAAAATTGTGAAGAAACTGAAGAAAGTTGGAAAAGTAGATATTGTATTTGTTGGACCTGcaaaagaagaaaagaaagaagaaaaaaaggaagagaaaaaggaagaaaaaaaagaggagaaaaaggaagagaagaaaaaggaagagaagaaagaggaaaagaaagaTGAGAAGAAATAA